One genomic segment of Streptomyces niveus includes these proteins:
- a CDS encoding DUF742 domain-containing protein — protein sequence MTPPRRERRLPGADVGDPERLYVITGGPDGAKRAPLDLVTMIVAREAPSPTVPPEQAAILRLCGAPLSVAELSAYLRLPFSVVTALLTDLLTTDLVESRAPVARATLPDRSLLEAVMHGLQKL from the coding sequence ATGACTCCTCCCCGACGAGAACGCAGGCTGCCCGGGGCGGACGTGGGGGACCCCGAACGGCTGTACGTGATCACGGGTGGCCCGGACGGCGCCAAGCGCGCCCCGCTCGACCTCGTCACCATGATCGTGGCACGCGAGGCCCCCTCCCCGACGGTTCCGCCCGAACAGGCCGCCATCCTGCGGCTCTGCGGGGCGCCACTGTCGGTGGCCGAGCTGTCGGCGTATCTCAGGCTGCCGTTCAGCGTGGTGACGGCGCTGCTGACCGACCTCCTCACGACCGATCTGGTCGAGTCCCGCGCGCCCGTCGCCCGCGCCACACTCCCCGACAGGTCCCTTCTCGAAGCGGTGATGCATGGACTCCAGAAGCTCTGA
- a CDS encoding cytochrome P450 — translation MTTPYSHRPGTDDHTAPPPGCPAHGLVADAFGDLPAPSGLRRLYGPEAERDPMGLYEKLRAEHGSVAPVLLHGDVPAWLVLGHSENLHMTRTPSQFSRDSRRWRAVNDGSVPPDHPLAPVFTWQPICVFADGADHERLRGAVTDSIGRIDHRGVRRFINRYSNRLVNDFCQDGRADLVSSFAEHLPMMVMAQILGMPEEYNERLVQSARDMIKGTETAVESNAYVMAALDRLVARRRAAPDEDFASWLVEHPAGLTDAEVAQHLRLVLIAAYETTANLIANVLRMVLTDPRFRAQLSGGHMTLPEAVEQTLWDEPPFTTIFGRWAVGDTELGGQRIKAGDALVVGIAAANVDPVVRPDVNASMQGNRAHLAFSGGPHECPGQDIGRAIADTGVDALLLRLPDLQLAVPEEDLRWSASLMSRHLQELPVTFAARPPQDVAGPPSATPGYAPRSEWQVESPRPVPAQGAPGAFAVPSPARSAGSPPVAEPSAGSPSPVAPPPAGSIPAQRGPGAPARAWRAVVRWWRGY, via the coding sequence GTGACAACGCCCTATTCGCACCGGCCGGGAACGGACGACCACACCGCGCCGCCGCCGGGCTGCCCGGCCCACGGACTGGTCGCCGACGCCTTCGGGGACCTTCCGGCGCCCTCCGGGCTGCGACGGCTCTACGGCCCCGAGGCCGAGAGAGACCCCATGGGCCTGTACGAGAAGCTGCGCGCCGAGCACGGCTCGGTGGCACCGGTCCTGCTGCACGGCGACGTACCCGCCTGGCTGGTCCTCGGCCACAGCGAGAACCTGCACATGACGCGCACCCCGTCCCAGTTCTCGCGGGACTCCCGGCGCTGGCGCGCGGTCAACGACGGCAGCGTGCCGCCCGACCACCCCCTCGCGCCCGTCTTCACCTGGCAGCCCATCTGCGTCTTCGCGGACGGCGCCGACCACGAGCGGCTGCGCGGTGCCGTCACCGACTCGATCGGACGGATCGACCACCGGGGCGTACGGCGCTTCATCAACCGCTACAGCAACCGGCTCGTCAACGACTTCTGCCAGGACGGCAGGGCCGACCTCGTCAGCAGTTTCGCCGAGCACCTGCCGATGATGGTGATGGCCCAGATCCTCGGTATGCCCGAGGAGTACAACGAACGGCTGGTCCAGTCGGCCCGCGACATGATCAAGGGCACCGAGACGGCCGTCGAGAGCAACGCGTACGTGATGGCGGCCCTGGACCGGCTGGTGGCCCGCCGCCGGGCGGCGCCCGACGAGGACTTCGCGAGCTGGCTCGTCGAGCACCCGGCCGGACTCACGGACGCGGAGGTCGCCCAGCATCTGCGACTGGTGCTCATCGCCGCGTACGAGACCACCGCCAACCTGATCGCAAACGTCCTCCGCATGGTGCTCACGGACCCGCGGTTCCGCGCCCAGCTCAGCGGCGGTCATATGACCCTGCCCGAGGCGGTCGAGCAGACCCTCTGGGACGAGCCGCCGTTCACCACGATCTTCGGCCGGTGGGCGGTCGGCGACACGGAGCTGGGCGGGCAGCGGATCAAGGCGGGTGACGCGCTGGTCGTCGGGATCGCCGCGGCCAACGTCGATCCGGTGGTGCGGCCGGACGTCAACGCCTCCATGCAGGGCAACCGCGCCCATCTGGCGTTCAGCGGCGGCCCGCACGAGTGCCCCGGCCAGGACATCGGGCGCGCGATCGCCGACACCGGCGTCGACGCCCTGCTGCTGCGGCTGCCCGACCTTCAACTGGCCGTGCCGGAGGAGGACTTGCGCTGGTCGGCGTCGCTCATGTCGCGGCATCTCCAGGAGTTGCCGGTGACGTTCGCCGCGCGTCCGCCGCAGGATGTCGCCGGTCCGCCGTCGGCCACGCCGGGGTACGCGCCGCGCAGCGAGTGGCAGGTGGAGTCGCCCCGGCCGGTGCCCGCGCAAGGCGCGCCCGGCGCCTTCGCCGTACCGTCGCCGGCGCGGTCCGCCGGGTCACCGCCGGTCGCGGAGCCGTCCGCCGGGTCTCCGTCGCCGGTGGCGCCGCCGCCGGCCGGGTCGATCCCGGCGCAGCGCGGGCCGGGAGCGCCGGCGCGTGCGTGGCGGGCTGTGGTGCGGTGGTGGCGAGGCTACTGA
- a CDS encoding LysR family transcriptional regulator, which translates to MIDPRRLRILRAVADHRTVTAAAAALYLTPSAVSQQLAALEQETGHALLTRSGRGVRLTAAGEILLTHAHEVLAQLERAEAELAAYAGGAAGEVTVAAFATGIAEVLAPAVAHLAASDPGIRVRVRDSEGDESLPLLLDGQADVALAVEYRGAPTEDDPRLSRVPLYAEPFDAVLPEGHPLRHEIEVPLAGLSDSDWISPYPGNPCHEVMRLACELAGFEPRLVHSSDDFRAVVALAGAGAGVALVPRSALRGMELKGTVVRPVSGPPATRRVFAAVRRGAEHHPLIRPVLDALTESASGLTTG; encoded by the coding sequence GTGATCGACCCCCGGCGCCTGCGCATCCTGCGAGCCGTGGCGGACCACCGTACGGTGACCGCCGCGGCCGCCGCGCTGTATCTGACCCCGTCGGCCGTCTCCCAGCAGCTTGCCGCGCTGGAGCAGGAGACCGGCCACGCGCTGCTGACCCGCAGCGGCAGGGGCGTACGGCTGACGGCGGCCGGGGAGATCCTGCTCACACACGCCCACGAGGTCCTCGCGCAGCTGGAGCGGGCCGAGGCGGAGCTGGCAGCGTACGCGGGCGGAGCGGCCGGCGAGGTCACGGTCGCCGCGTTCGCCACGGGGATCGCCGAGGTACTGGCCCCGGCCGTGGCGCACCTCGCCGCGTCGGACCCGGGCATCCGCGTACGCGTACGGGACTCCGAGGGCGACGAGAGCCTGCCACTGCTGCTCGACGGCCAGGCGGATGTCGCACTGGCCGTCGAGTACCGGGGCGCGCCCACCGAGGACGACCCGCGTCTGTCGCGCGTGCCTCTGTACGCGGAGCCGTTCGACGCGGTCCTGCCCGAGGGGCACCCGCTGCGCCATGAGATCGAGGTGCCGCTCGCGGGGCTGTCGGACAGCGACTGGATCAGCCCGTACCCGGGCAACCCCTGTCACGAAGTGATGCGCCTCGCCTGCGAGCTGGCGGGTTTCGAGCCGCGTCTGGTGCACTCGTCGGACGACTTCCGCGCGGTGGTCGCCCTCGCGGGGGCGGGCGCGGGGGTGGCGCTCGTGCCGCGCTCGGCGCTGCGCGGGATGGAGCTGAAGGGCACGGTCGTACGCCCGGTGTCCGGCCCGCCCGCCACGCGCCGGGTCTTCGCGGCGGTCCGCAGGGGCGCGGAGCACCACCCGCTGATCCGCCCGGTCCTGGACGCGCTCACGGAGTCGGCGTCGGGCCTGACGACGGGCTGA
- a CDS encoding terpene synthase family protein: protein MTCAEEQVLSRQLPAVPFYCPVEPAVHPGVDVLNDLTVDWMLRQNLDTDEQQRKRLAVCDFGGLTAWTMPYGRLEPLTLMARFHAVLFSLDDGVCDETDATAALMAQETSRILRAVEAPAANSRADSPHTAALRALRTELEEYASPRQLRRWTDAMRVYTSGLVWEASWRRSPELPSLNDYITLWMRAIGMAPSTAMIEIVGGFSVRDEELADPRVQALTEMAWTLVSWDNDLYSRNKELLRAGDDLNLIDVLCQELGCEPREALKHAVAMRDRVMVLHGRLSEQVLVDASDELRGYTEGLGQFVRGHLDWASVCPRYSVPSGPAAEPGGWWKPDPSDAGREPLPIPTISWWWEQLDTAGRPPAAPTVTPLAQ from the coding sequence ATGACGTGCGCCGAGGAACAGGTCCTCTCCCGGCAGCTCCCGGCCGTGCCGTTCTACTGTCCGGTGGAACCTGCCGTACATCCCGGTGTCGACGTCCTCAACGACCTGACCGTGGACTGGATGCTGCGTCAGAATCTGGACACCGACGAGCAGCAGCGCAAGCGCCTCGCCGTCTGTGACTTCGGCGGACTCACCGCCTGGACGATGCCGTACGGGAGACTCGAACCCCTCACCCTGATGGCCAGATTCCACGCCGTGCTCTTCTCGCTCGACGACGGCGTCTGCGACGAGACGGATGCCACGGCGGCCCTGATGGCACAGGAGACCTCCCGCATCCTCCGCGCGGTCGAGGCCCCGGCCGCGAACTCCCGCGCCGACTCCCCGCACACCGCGGCGCTGCGCGCCCTGCGGACGGAGCTGGAGGAGTACGCGTCACCGCGGCAGCTGCGCCGCTGGACGGACGCCATGCGGGTGTACACCTCGGGTCTCGTGTGGGAGGCGTCCTGGCGTCGAAGCCCGGAACTGCCTTCCCTGAACGACTACATCACCCTGTGGATGCGGGCCATAGGGATGGCACCGTCCACGGCGATGATCGAGATCGTCGGCGGATTCTCCGTACGGGACGAGGAGTTGGCCGACCCGCGTGTCCAGGCGCTCACCGAGATGGCCTGGACACTGGTCAGTTGGGACAACGACCTCTACTCCCGGAACAAGGAACTGCTGCGGGCGGGCGACGATCTCAATCTGATCGACGTGCTCTGCCAGGAGCTGGGCTGCGAGCCGCGTGAGGCGCTGAAGCACGCGGTGGCGATGCGGGACCGGGTGATGGTGCTCCACGGCCGGCTCAGCGAGCAGGTGCTTGTGGACGCGAGCGACGAACTGCGCGGCTACACAGAGGGGTTGGGCCAGTTCGTCCGGGGTCATCTGGACTGGGCGTCGGTCTGTCCCCGCTACTCGGTGCCGTCGGGTCCGGCGGCGGAGCCGGGCGGCTGGTGGAAGCCGGACCCCTCCGACGCCGGCCGGGAGCCGCTGCCGATCCCCACGATCTCCTGGTGGTGGGAGCAACTGGACACCGCCGGCCGGCCTCCGGCCGCTCCCACCGTCACACCCCTGGCTCAGTAG
- a CDS encoding roadblock/LC7 domain-containing protein, with translation MIQQRANLDWMLKELADGVPQVQQIVVLSADGLRIARHGGDPDVADRLAAACAGLQSLAAAVAAEIPLSDGRMRLVVIEVSGGFFYLMEAGTGAYLAVLADETVDAGLVGARMRDMVVRIGAHLTSPPRHDGQTG, from the coding sequence GTGATCCAGCAGCGTGCCAACTTGGACTGGATGCTCAAGGAGCTCGCGGACGGCGTTCCGCAGGTCCAGCAGATCGTCGTGCTCTCGGCGGACGGACTGCGGATCGCCAGACACGGCGGAGATCCCGACGTCGCCGACCGTCTCGCCGCCGCCTGCGCGGGACTTCAGAGTCTCGCCGCCGCGGTCGCCGCCGAAATCCCGCTGAGCGACGGCCGGATGAGGCTCGTCGTCATCGAAGTGAGCGGCGGATTCTTCTACTTGATGGAAGCGGGTACCGGCGCCTATCTCGCCGTACTCGCCGACGAGACGGTGGATGCCGGTCTCGTCGGCGCCCGGATGCGGGACATGGTCGTCAGGATCGGCGCCCATCTGACGAGTCCGCCGCGGCATGACGGGCAGACCGGATGA
- a CDS encoding glycine C-acetyltransferase, protein MYASVRDDLRATLEEIRDAGLFKPERVITTPQNASVSVASGDVLNFCANNYLGLADHPDVVAAAKDALDRWGYGMASVRFICGTQEIHKELERRLSSFLGQEDTILYSSCFDANGGVFETLLGPEDAVISDALNHASIIDGIRLSKARRLRYANRDLAELEARLKESQDARRRLVVTDGVFSMDGYVAPLAEICDLADRYDAMVMVDDSHAVGFVGPGGRGTPELHGVMDRVDIITGTLGKALGGASGGYVAARAEIVALLRQRSRPYLFSNSLAPVIAAASIKVLDLLESADGLRERLNANTALFRTEMTAAGFEILPGDHAIAPVMIGDAAEAGRMAELLLERGVYVIGFSYPVVPMGQARIRVQLSAAHSTEDVRRAVAAFVDARDALKD, encoded by the coding sequence ATGTACGCGTCCGTCCGCGACGACCTCCGCGCCACCCTCGAAGAGATCCGCGACGCCGGTCTCTTCAAGCCCGAGCGCGTGATCACCACCCCGCAGAACGCCTCCGTCTCCGTCGCCTCCGGTGACGTCCTCAACTTCTGCGCCAACAACTACCTCGGCCTCGCCGACCACCCCGACGTCGTCGCCGCCGCCAAGGACGCGCTCGACCGGTGGGGCTACGGCATGGCCTCCGTACGCTTCATCTGCGGCACCCAGGAGATCCACAAGGAGCTGGAGCGGCGGCTCTCCTCGTTCCTCGGCCAGGAGGACACGATCCTCTACTCCTCGTGCTTCGACGCCAACGGCGGCGTCTTCGAGACCCTTCTCGGCCCCGAGGACGCGGTCATCTCCGACGCGCTCAACCACGCCAGCATCATCGACGGCATCCGGCTCTCCAAGGCCCGCCGGCTGCGCTACGCCAACCGTGACCTCGCCGAGCTCGAAGCGCGCCTCAAGGAGTCGCAGGACGCGCGCCGCCGCCTCGTCGTCACCGACGGCGTCTTCTCCATGGACGGCTACGTCGCGCCCCTCGCCGAGATCTGCGACCTCGCCGACCGGTACGACGCCATGGTGATGGTCGACGACTCGCACGCCGTCGGCTTCGTCGGCCCCGGCGGCCGGGGCACCCCCGAACTGCACGGCGTGATGGACCGCGTCGACATCATCACCGGCACCCTCGGCAAGGCGCTCGGCGGCGCGTCCGGCGGCTACGTCGCGGCGCGCGCCGAGATCGTCGCCCTGCTGCGCCAGCGGTCGCGCCCGTATCTCTTCTCCAACTCCCTCGCCCCGGTCATCGCCGCCGCCTCGATCAAGGTTCTCGACCTGCTGGAGAGCGCCGACGGGCTCCGCGAGCGGCTGAACGCGAACACGGCCCTCTTCCGTACGGAGATGACGGCGGCCGGGTTCGAGATCCTGCCCGGCGACCACGCGATCGCCCCCGTCATGATCGGCGACGCCGCGGAGGCCGGGCGGATGGCGGAACTGCTGCTGGAGCGCGGGGTGTACGTGATCGGGTTCTCGTACCCCGTCGTCCCGATGGGCCAGGCGCGCATCCGCGTCCAGCTGTCGGCGGCGCACTCGACCGAGGATGTCCGGCGGGCGGTGGCGGCGTTCGTCGACGCGCGCGACGCCCTCAAGGACTGA
- a CDS encoding D-Ala-D-Ala carboxypeptidase family metallohydrolase — MFRSALHTSLALVMISTGVIVGATVTAGSAQAASNCGQPITGLPLQEGSQGTSVERLQIRVAGFVDSGEVLSTDGVYGGRTKEAVRKFQAQYGLQADGIAGSQTVNKIYALQDSDCTPIHFSYAEWNKCNSTWSGGAVSAATAKANARRSMWKLEALREKLGGNPIAISSGFRSNSCNAAVGGVSGSRHTYGDAADMPGTQTWRCKLHNGAKRSGFTEILGQGFPGHNDHTHVGMTGSRQWHGC; from the coding sequence ATGTTCAGAAGCGCGCTGCACACCTCGCTGGCGCTTGTCATGATCTCGACCGGCGTCATCGTCGGTGCGACGGTCACCGCCGGATCCGCGCAAGCCGCGTCCAACTGTGGCCAGCCCATCACCGGTCTGCCCTTGCAGGAGGGCAGCCAGGGCACCTCGGTGGAGCGCCTGCAGATCCGTGTCGCCGGGTTCGTGGACAGCGGCGAAGTGCTCTCGACCGACGGGGTCTACGGCGGGCGCACCAAAGAGGCGGTTCGTAAGTTCCAGGCGCAGTACGGCCTCCAGGCCGACGGGATCGCCGGCAGCCAGACGGTCAACAAGATCTACGCGCTGCAGGACTCGGACTGCACGCCCATCCACTTCTCGTACGCCGAGTGGAACAAGTGCAACTCCACCTGGTCGGGCGGCGCGGTGTCGGCGGCCACCGCCAAGGCCAACGCGCGCAGGAGCATGTGGAAGCTGGAGGCGCTGCGCGAGAAGCTCGGCGGCAACCCGATCGCGATCTCCAGCGGTTTCCGTTCGAACAGTTGCAACGCGGCCGTGGGCGGTGTCAGCGGCAGCCGGCACACCTACGGGGACGCCGCCGACATGCCGGGGACCCAGACCTGGCGCTGCAAGCTCCACAACGGGGCGAAGCGTTCCGGCTTCACGGAGATCCTCGGCCAGGGCTTCCCGGGGCACAACGACCACACCCATGTGGGCATGACGGGCTCACGGCAGTGGCACGGCTGCTAG
- the tdh gene encoding L-threonine 3-dehydrogenase, translating into MKALVKLTAEPGLRLTDVPEPETGPGDVLIKVLRTGICGTDLHIRAWDGWARQAVEAPRVLGHEFVGEVASVGADVQDIAVGDLVSGEGHLVCGKCRNCLAGRRHLCRSTVGLGVGRDGAFAEYVALPASNVWVHRAPVDLDIAAIFDPFGNAVHTALTFPLVGEDVLITGAGPIGIMAAAVARHAGARNVAITDVSPDRLEIARKVGATLALDVSAPGTGIAEAQRRLGLKEGFDIGLEMSGRPEAMRDMVDNMTHGGRIAMLGLPATEFAVDWAKIVTSMITVKGIYGREMYETWYAMTVLLEGGLDLAPVITGSYGYEDFDTAFDEAAKATGGKIILNWA; encoded by the coding sequence ATGAAGGCACTTGTGAAGCTGACGGCCGAGCCGGGGCTCCGGCTCACCGACGTGCCCGAGCCGGAGACCGGCCCCGGAGACGTACTCATCAAGGTCCTCCGCACCGGCATCTGCGGCACCGATCTGCACATCCGCGCGTGGGACGGCTGGGCCCGCCAGGCGGTCGAGGCGCCGCGTGTCCTCGGCCACGAGTTCGTCGGCGAGGTCGCGTCCGTCGGCGCCGACGTCCAGGACATCGCCGTCGGCGATCTCGTGAGCGGCGAAGGGCATTTGGTCTGCGGCAAATGCCGTAACTGTCTGGCCGGGCGAAGGCATCTGTGCCGCAGCACGGTAGGACTCGGCGTCGGCCGCGACGGCGCGTTCGCCGAGTACGTCGCGCTGCCCGCGTCGAACGTATGGGTCCACCGCGCGCCCGTGGACCTCGACATCGCGGCCATCTTCGACCCGTTCGGCAACGCCGTGCACACCGCGCTCACCTTCCCCCTCGTCGGCGAGGACGTGCTGATCACCGGTGCGGGACCGATCGGCATCATGGCGGCGGCCGTCGCCCGGCACGCTGGCGCGCGCAACGTCGCCATCACCGACGTCAGCCCCGACCGCCTGGAGATCGCCCGCAAGGTCGGCGCCACGCTCGCGCTCGACGTCTCGGCCCCCGGCACCGGCATCGCGGAGGCGCAGCGACGGCTCGGCCTCAAGGAAGGCTTCGACATCGGCCTGGAGATGTCGGGCCGCCCCGAGGCGATGCGCGACATGGTCGACAACATGACGCACGGCGGCCGGATCGCCATGCTGGGCCTGCCCGCGACCGAGTTCGCCGTCGACTGGGCGAAGATCGTGACCTCGATGATCACCGTGAAGGGCATCTACGGCCGCGAGATGTACGAGACGTGGTACGCGATGACGGTGCTGCTCGAAGGCGGCCTCGACCTCGCGCCCGTCATCACCGGCAGCTACGGCTACGAGGACTTCGACACGGCCTTCGACGAGGCGGCCAAGGCCACCGGCGGCAAGATCATCCTCAACTGGGCCTGA
- a CDS encoding CAP domain-containing protein: protein MSSPFKASVVKAAQAGDRSAVDRLGHESLPLVHQLVGHALHGHPEVDALARDSVRHALDGLGGLRRPADFRSYLVTTAVARIREHADYVYDLTLARPDFDFVDLMISRLGLSGQHREVAEATRWVDREHHVLVALWWLETAGELTRPEVAAALAANSQQVDARIDRMWHELDTARVVVRALSARPPCVLLEQLVGGWDGVPSPLWRERMAPHTYDCTVCSGYAAGLAPADTLVAGLALVPVGDREASAAASYSGGFGGGASSDGAASGLSSGASTGVPNDGSRTGARDALRRDRRAKRRRAVTVTAAVAALLTAGGVAQLVSGDRDNDESRASTAVEPETLEPKSAASRTAESVSPSPSRSSASPSPTPTRSPSKKPAEPSKSTPAPRPSTADPAPKPDPTPPADDPKPGSGGGLADQVTTLVNSERSKAGCGPVSTNTQLDTAALRHSQDMAAKGYFDHNSPDGKDPGDRITAAGYQWTTYGENIARGQQTAAQVMEGWMKSPGHRANILNCAFKEIGVGVHDGTGGPWWTQAFGARG from the coding sequence GTGAGCAGTCCGTTCAAGGCCTCAGTGGTCAAGGCGGCGCAGGCCGGGGACCGGTCGGCGGTCGACCGGCTCGGCCACGAGTCGCTGCCGCTTGTCCACCAGCTCGTCGGACACGCCCTGCACGGCCACCCGGAGGTGGACGCGCTGGCGCGCGACTCGGTGCGCCACGCCCTCGACGGCCTCGGCGGGCTGCGCCGCCCGGCCGACTTCCGCTCGTACCTGGTCACGACGGCGGTCGCGCGCATCCGTGAGCACGCCGACTACGTGTACGACCTCACCCTCGCCCGGCCCGACTTCGACTTCGTCGATCTGATGATCAGCCGTCTCGGGCTCTCCGGTCAGCACCGGGAGGTCGCCGAGGCCACGCGCTGGGTCGACCGGGAGCACCACGTGCTGGTGGCGCTGTGGTGGCTGGAGACCGCCGGTGAACTCACCCGGCCCGAGGTCGCCGCCGCGCTCGCCGCCAACTCCCAGCAGGTGGACGCGCGGATCGACCGAATGTGGCACGAACTGGACACCGCTCGCGTGGTCGTCCGCGCGCTGTCGGCGCGGCCGCCGTGCGTCCTGCTGGAGCAACTCGTCGGCGGCTGGGACGGCGTACCATCCCCGCTCTGGCGCGAGCGGATGGCTCCGCACACGTACGACTGCACCGTCTGCTCCGGGTACGCGGCCGGACTGGCGCCCGCCGACACGCTGGTGGCCGGTCTCGCGCTGGTGCCGGTGGGCGACCGCGAGGCCTCGGCCGCCGCCTCGTACAGCGGCGGTTTCGGCGGCGGCGCTTCGAGCGACGGTGCTGCGAGCGGGCTTTCGAGCGGTGCTTCGACGGGCGTTCCGAACGACGGGAGCCGTACCGGCGCCAGGGACGCCCTGCGCCGCGACCGGCGGGCGAAGCGGCGCCGCGCCGTCACCGTGACCGCGGCCGTCGCCGCGCTGCTCACCGCCGGGGGCGTCGCCCAACTCGTCTCCGGCGACCGCGACAACGACGAGTCACGCGCGTCGACCGCCGTCGAACCGGAGACGCTGGAGCCCAAGTCGGCGGCGAGCCGTACGGCGGAGTCCGTGAGCCCCTCCCCCTCGCGCAGCAGCGCGAGCCCGTCGCCCACGCCGACCCGTTCGCCGTCCAAGAAGCCGGCCGAGCCGAGCAAGTCCACGCCCGCCCCGCGCCCCTCCACCGCCGATCCTGCCCCGAAGCCCGATCCGACACCGCCGGCGGACGACCCCAAGCCGGGCAGTGGCGGGGGCCTCGCCGACCAGGTCACCACGCTCGTCAACTCCGAGCGTTCCAAGGCCGGTTGCGGCCCGGTGAGCACCAACACACAGCTGGACACCGCCGCGCTGCGCCACTCCCAGGACATGGCGGCCAAGGGCTACTTCGACCACAACAGCCCGGACGGCAAGGATCCCGGCGACCGCATCACGGCGGCGGGCTACCAGTGGACCACCTACGGCGAGAACATCGCCCGGGGTCAGCAGACGGCCGCCCAGGTGATGGAGGGCTGGATGAAAAGCCCCGGCCACCGGGCCAACATACTGAACTGCGCCTTCAAGGAGATCGGCGTCGGTGTCCACGACGGGACCGGCGGACCGTGGTGGACCCAGGCGTTCGGCGCGCGCGGCTGA
- a CDS encoding GTP-binding protein, producing MDSRSSDTITGPRSEDVLPTTATSAVKVVIVGGFGVGKTTMVGSVSEIRPLTTEETMTQAGVGVDDNSGVESKTATTVAMDFGRISISEQLVLYLFGTPGQERFWFLWNGLFEGALGAVVLVDTRRLEVSFDVIGRLEERGVPFVVAVNTFPDAPSHPVEALRTALDLPDEVPMVDCDARLRASSRDVLLTLMRYLHSLALPA from the coding sequence ATGGACTCCAGAAGCTCTGACACGATCACAGGCCCCAGGAGCGAGGACGTACTTCCCACCACGGCGACATCCGCGGTGAAGGTCGTGATCGTGGGCGGATTCGGGGTCGGCAAGACCACCATGGTCGGGTCGGTGAGCGAGATCCGCCCGCTCACCACCGAGGAGACCATGACCCAGGCCGGCGTCGGCGTGGACGACAACTCAGGGGTGGAGAGCAAGACCGCCACCACCGTCGCCATGGACTTCGGCCGGATCAGCATCAGCGAGCAACTGGTGCTCTACCTCTTCGGCACCCCCGGCCAGGAACGCTTCTGGTTCCTCTGGAACGGACTCTTCGAGGGAGCGCTCGGCGCCGTCGTCCTCGTCGACACCCGGCGCCTCGAAGTCAGCTTCGACGTGATCGGGCGGCTGGAGGAGCGCGGCGTGCCGTTCGTCGTCGCGGTCAACACCTTCCCCGACGCGCCGAGCCATCCCGTCGAGGCGCTGCGCACCGCGCTCGACCTGCCGGACGAGGTGCCGATGGTCGACTGCGACGCGCGGCTGCGGGCGTCGAGCCGTGACGTCCTGCTGACCCTCATGCGCTATCTGCACTCGCTGGCGCTGCCGGCCTGA